The genomic stretch ATATATCGAGGAATTGAGAGAATCTTGTTTATCTTCAGATAATTATCGTAAATTGATAAACTGTATATCTGCTTTGTTAATCTATTTTGTTACATCTATTGTTGTCAAATATGATGAAGCTGTGTAATTGAATTAGCAACGCCGTTTGTTTAAGCGTTAATAGCTTATAATGACGGGAAGAATATTaggaaatttatctaaaagTTTTGAAACTTTGATGTACTGAATTACATTTCggtataaaacaaaatacattttataattttattatttaattacgacaCACTcgtatttaatgataaaatcgagcttttatttttttaaatattgtagtataacgtatttttttttaacgatttacctgaatctgaaaattataattggcATTGGGGTGTAGTCTGGAAAGAGTGCggtaatcgtaattaaaatatatttactttgcattaaaaagaaataacttttttaaaaggtTACACGCTGAAGAAGATAGAGAAAGAACTTAGGGTTTTATTTTACGCCGAAAGATAAATGCGTGCCGAGTCCCAAAACTTTTGGAATCAACTCCCATTATTCGTCCCATTATAGTCTAATTTAAACTGGACTATAAATAATCGATTTTGTTCCAATATGACTAATATTTGCTCTATCatagattttatttacacTTTAGCTATACATCGTGACGGATAATTAAAGGAAGTGTTAAAAAGTTACCTTTTATTtcatgtgtgtgtatatatattacatttaattgtgTGATAAACGTGATTTTTCAATAGAATCTTGATATATTTTGATTTGGATAAATTGGATTTTATACGTATGTTGGATATTATATTGCCTAACAAAGTGTGAGAACAAATTCGTTCTACTCTCTCGTGTAAGGGTAGCGATGTTGAGTGAATTCTGTTAATTTACGTGCTTGAAAAGAAGAAGTATACGACACTTGTTATTTAAAGATACTGCCGCTttgagatttctttttttttttttttttatcgatgacCAATGCCGTTGATGAATTAATAGAATGTCGTTGACATTAAAATGAATCGTGCTGCCACGTGCAATTAGACAAATTGTGTTGTTGTCGATGTTCTACGCAAACGAGCGAAAtgtcaatttttatcaatcaCATGATactaaaaaatctttatatgCTTTTGAATATATTCGTTGTTTGCGTATATtgacgtatattttttatagagtTAACGCATTCAAATCAAACGTAACGTCAATGTAACagtaacattaatattatatcaatgTACATTTGgccttttatatatatatataaatccatatattcatatatattatGCACACACATCACAGAGAATTTGAGacaacaataatatatttttacttatacaTATGTTGGCTTTATATACATAACAGATGTACGTATTTCCTGTTTTTATTACGGTgttatctttatatatatactatatatatgcGTATACTATGCGTGAATGTTAGTGACAAGAGTTAATATCGAAAGCTGTAATTCtcatttatgattttattttgtaagattAGTTGTTCCTTCGAGATACTCTTATTGTGTTCACagtatattaattgaaaattaaatatttaacttaatttcgCAAGAGTGTATAGTCAAGCTTGCTGCATAGTTAAGATTCTTATCTTTGTACAACGGATTAAGAACGTTTGaatatatcttaaattataattaatacacagTCAATAATCTAGaaatgcataatttaattatttcgtttaataaataCGCTTACGTCTGTATCGTACATTtagaaaagttaaattttgtCAGTCTTAATAGAAAGATTCgcaaattaacaatattaatattcttctctttctttctagagtatgaaataagaattaaagatCATAAAACTTATTGAAAATTAGATCTGTAAATTATCTTACGAAATcatattactattaataaCTTATTACCTCTCTGTTTGGGTGTTAGAAGCTTCGAAAATGAAACGGACCTAGTCCAaaatgtgcaattaattacattGTGCAATATTTATTGTGCAATTAACAAGAcgtaatttttctcgaaggAACAATTTTTGTTACGTAAAGAAACAACATGAAATGTCCGTAATTtcagtgttaaaaaaatctctggaagaaaaaaaaaaaagaaaaaaaaacgtataaatcTCTAAAGTGCATTCTTACTTTGCACTAAgtataatagaaattattcacttttttaagtaattgtCATTAATATGGTAGAAATAAAAACCAGAGAGtatgttatatttaatgtCGCGTGATAGAATTAGCTGTGTCCCGAACATGCAGACTGGTATATCATTATTACCGAATATTGAGCGATGCAAATTaatctatatgtatatcataAGAGAATAAGCGACATTAGACGACGTTTTAATCAAAGAATGACCCGTAATATGTACTCGCGACCCTGTTTCGCGTAACGGAAGTGCTATTTTACATTGACGAACGTCTTTTGTTTTAAGATCCAATTGCCAAACACAacaaagtatattaatttctctcaaCGAATAAATTGCAATCGTACTCATCTTTATTCTAACGCGAATTAattgtaacattaaattaatctatcaattacgtcataaaaaaaaaaataaaaaaagagagatcaCTTAATGACATACTCGCTTCgagaaaatttatgtaatgaAGATAAAATCTAGACGATTTATATGGCGAAACGGTGCCTCTGTTACGGCGAAGAGGGGCCGACGTGAACTGGGTCGTTCTCATATGTAGCACAATTCTACAACTTTCACGTTTTACAGTTAACACCGTTCGCTAAAATGCATGTAATCTGCCCTAGCGTAGGAACTTTGTGTTCACTTTGTTAAAAGTCTTACTTAGAAGAGTTATGTTGTTGTTATGTAGAAATATGAAAAGtttatatagatattatacatatataaagaTGTATTACGGCATATGTATGTAGAGTGAAGCAATATTGCATTCGGacatattcttttattaatattctcttatataatatatataaaatatatacacatgtatgtatacgtgcgtacatatacatatatatgcacaTACATGGTGTATTCACatgcgtatatacatatatagatattCATACGcgcgcataaaaatatatgtatgtatatatactatataaatgaaaaatagagaaagggaggaaaataAGGCGCTCAACATTTGAAATGTTCCAAACTTTCTTAGCTGTGTTCATTACGtgaggggaaaaagaaattgtgaAACCGAATGCGACAACAACGTACCTTTTCTTAATGATAAGTAGGTAGtcaattactttattacgAAAGTcaaatatacacatatacgtACGAGAACATTGCGCGCCCTGTGTTATAATCAGTGGTCAAACGCGCAACGTACTCgcaagaaaataagaaaaaaaagaaataagaaaaagctATCTTTGTAATAGAAAATCTGGAATGCGATGCGCGCGAAATCAGAACGAGCGTTAGTATGGCAGATAAGTGCTTGCGATCAGCACGAAACTATTTTGTACTTATCCCCATTTTTCGCCGAGGCGTTTTAGCATCTCGAGTCTGGGCGGCCGCCGCTTTTGCGCTTGATTTTCGGGTCGATTAATTAGTAATGCGCATACAAATGGGACTTGCGTTCGTTAAACGTGTAGCGCGTGTGTATTGAAGAAGAAAAGTCGATAACGCGAACAATAGATTAGATAAGGAGCGTCTCGGTCACGAGAGCCCGCGGAGTCGAATCAATGTCACGTGTCGCGCACGTGTCGAGGGATCGATTTATAGGTAGATCGGATTTTTAAGTGTTGAGCCGCGTTAACGGGAGCGCGAATATCGGTGCCGCGAGAAAGAACGGAACCGCCGAGCGGCGGTACGTGACTTCGTTGATTTGTATCCGCGTTAGTTCGCCGTGCGTTTTTCTCACGATGGCGAATATcgtatttcacattttccatGACACTGTCGGGTCCTCCGCGAACGGGACATTAACGGCTGATTCCGGGCCTCCGCCGGATTCTCGCGTATAGACGAACGTAATTAGTTTGGATCATTTCGATTGTAGGGTATAAAGCACCATATTAACgtatgcatatatacatataaatttctctttttaatgcTGTGTCATACATCGTAGGGGTATTTCTTCTCGCGTATATACGATTGCAACGATAACTGGACGAATGTTTAGAGAATGCGGTTCGATTTTCTTACGTTGTGATTTCGGGCAAAGACGTAACGAACGATGAACAAAGCGCGATTATCCGTGCCGTTTAAATTACTCCGAATAAATTGGTGCATTCTGGCAGGAACCGAGATGAACACGTTACTTAAATCGAGAGATTTTAGTCGTATGAGGGAAAATAGTTCCGTTGACTGAATTTGTAAATAGTTTGAAAACAGTTGCGCAATAATTTTTGGTAAATTTCGATAGTTAAAGAATGtacgtttatttatattcgaagggggataaaaaaaaagaactcgcgcCAAGACGACAGTTTATGTTAAAAAGAGTTTGCGAAAACGTAAAAAGTCTCATtactttgaaagaaaaaaaaaaaagaaaaaaaggaatttacgcgctgttaaataattagaacgactgagaaaaagaagggaaaccGTTGCTTTTTTTACATCACATTTTCTCGTACGATCTGcacgtattttaataagtataatgCAGCTCCGTTCGATACATCACATCGCTTTCGTGTTTATCTGTAACACCGTACCGTTTGGCGCATACAATACTTTCGAGATCGCCCACACCTCCCCCTCCGACGATACTTATGTCCCGTATATTTCGCACGACTCTAAATACCGtcttatattttacaatcgaGGTTAAACGAGAATGTACGATTCCCGTGGTGCTTGATCAATCGAGTTTTCTTCTTGAACGCGTCCGTTTCACGTGGCCAGACTATAAACGTAGCGCTTTTGAAGAGTTTCTCGATCGAGGGGGCTTGCAACCCCCGAATCGAGAAGGGCTCGCGTAAGACTTCGGGCTACGTCCAACGCTACTCGCACAGTAAATTAGATAAGGGTTTCCTCTGTCGTACGTAGTTTTACGATGTAGCGTAAATTGCTAATGCGATCTGCGAAATCGAGGGCGTTACGAATGCGCGTCACGTTGCGAGTTTTGCGAAGAGGTGCGGAGTTTCCTTTAGCGGGGGTTCCTCTCCCGACGAGGAAAAGAACGCCGCGTTATTTTCTAAGATGAGATTAATCGacaatctttataaataataaaactgatCGGCGATTGATTTAATATCAAAGTGATAATATTATGCGGTaagagttttaattattaagcacGTTGGTTTCATTGTTGTCGTGTTATTATGGCATGGAGTTGATTTAATCGCGGCTTGTTAATCTCATCCTTCGAAAATATGGTAACGCAGCGTTGTCCGCTACTTTGATGTAACGTTTaactattttctattttaagattttatgAATGTGTGCGCCCACACATATATACACGTTTtacattatacaaattttgtaCGTGGCGgattaaatgataattttgtatacAAGGGGATAAGATTGTAAAGCCGCGTTTGTGACGCTTTCGTTTTGGCAGTCTGCACCagagttttaatattgttgTCGGTAGTGATTATTATTGTCTGATCAGAGCAAGCGCTCGACCATTGTCGCactctgtatatatacataaatattatatgaatGTTATACATGCATGCAGGATTGTTCAAGAAAAGTGCttacgaataattattagCCGCgagtagatatatatatatatattttttttttatctctgaaaaatgcaaattaatatttcttttggtACATATATGCGCGTCTTCTAGTattggataattttttattttacttattgcAGCCGTCTGATAGCAAGTCGATGATTTTGCAATAGACTCACGatatgatatatttatttatttacaaagttgttttaaaatatgacTTCATGCTTGGTAGATTTGATTTTACTATTATAAGCGACTTATGTCACAGATAAAACcggtttgaaatttttatgccGGTGTTTGCGTGGAATTTTTCGTGTAGCTAAATGGCAAGGCTGATAATGCTGCGCTTCTCatacaaatcttttttttttcttatcttttttttttctttctctctcacaaaaaagaaatctgataaaattaattgtttcgttCACGAGACGTTGAAATATTccgaaaagagaaataaattcatttgCGATCATTAATCGCCGCACTTCTTCTGGCAATCCCGtgtgcatatattaaaatattaaattaaggAAAAGGAAGCAACATTGGTCAACGTTGACGATCAGTAAAACCGTAAAATAAGCTTTACGATCAAATAACTTGTGCATTTAGGCAAGGTAAACTTCAACTGCATTCGTCATAAATCCTGACCGATGTATCCGCGGTCCTATTTCGAATTGTGGCAGTTTTTCTATAAAGTTCAAGCACACAAAATACACACTTTGATTCGACAATTTCTCAAGTATTCTATTTAACACGATATCGTGAacatttaatgttattatGATTGTATTAACGCCATTAACGacttacaattaaataaatcatgtATGGGGATGTAAtacacatttaataaatacttttgcAAATCAATTTACGCTGCGTTATCCGTCTTTAAGCGATTCATCGTGTgtattaaagaaaagagaccCCGGAGTGACGGAttgaaattttgtttattGCACGTCTGTAATATTCGAGATCTCAAGTAtaagcttaaaaaaatattaaagttgaatttaaaaaatgttgacgtaaataatttctatcaaAAATTCAAAcgagctcttttttttttcttgaaatataattgaacGGATAAATAACTCTTGTCATATGAGTGACTTCATATATTTCGAAAAAACGTTTctgacaaaattatttttatgttgtatACGTACTGcatatataaatgcatataCAATCGAACTTTTCGATTGGATCGCTAGTTTCTTTGCAACGTTCAAAgaaactgatttttttttccccttgaTTTCTAATACTTCTTCGATGTCTGCTAATTtgcaattgtaaatttttttcaggctACCCATTGGAGAATTATATTATCGTCCGTCGTGCAAAATGTTTTTATGGAGTTTAATCTGTCGTGGGACTGCATGCTACGacgatttcaaaaatttttttttaattatgtttaagaagatcaaataatgtaattttataagataataaaggatattttgtaaaagatttaaatttctgAGGAAAGTAACTGCATCGAGAATGACCGTCAGCTTAGcttctctttttaaaacaattatttattaacataatcTTTGTCGATCATTTTTCACAACGTAATCGGCAttaaactgttaaaaaattttttttttattttagttaatttttggTTACTTATTACGCTAAAaggaatttattataaaatatcgcgccgattaaattaatcatcgaCGAAGATTACGATGTTCGACATCGGAGGGGAGCTGTAGGTGCAACTTCATAGACTCGGAAATCAGCGGACGCCCTCGATCGGCTCAATCCGAGACTCGACAGTACGGTATTGGCTTGGAGACGTTCGTGCTGGCTCGTGCCGCGACCGACGGCAGGTGACGACGAGCGAGCCTCCCTTCGCGCGATAAAGAAAAGGAcggaaggaggaaaaaaatgcGCTGCCGCGCTTTGTTTGCCTTGTGAATTTTCTCAGCGCGCGCGTGAAGCCCGTGCAACGCGCGCGGCGATTAGTCCGCCGACGCCGCTGCCGTCATTGTCGGGCGTGCGACGGCTCTGTCACTTCGTCACTCACGTCGCGGACGCCGAGAGGAAGGAAAGGGTTATGAGGCGCCAACGGCATCGCATCAATCGCGCCGTAAGACGATATTTTTGCGTTACCGACGCCGTACCCAGCGTAGCGGGCTGCCATGGCGGAGAAGTGCAAGGTACGTGTACCGGGCGAGGAGGCGACGACCGCGAGAATTCCCGCCGCCGACGGCGAACCCGAGTGACTGCCGACGTGGCGACGGACAGCTGATTACGGACGGACGGCTCGGCCTCGAGAAATCGCCCTCGGATAAACAAGAACGTTCTGACTACCGACGACCCGAATACGCGGATccgtctctctcgttctcgagagagagagagagagacgtcgCGATTCCATATGCACACGTGTGCCATGTGTGATAACtcagaaaatacatttttctggAAATAAATCATTCCTTTGTGTATTTCGCTCGGTATGCTAGCTATAGTAGATTAAAGACGAGACGTCGATGAAATTACGTAAATATCACTTTCTTTTGACAGCTTGGAGTAAGCTGTTAATGATTTGCATTggtttatgaaattatttgattGAATAGTTTTAGCGATTGGGATAACTGGGTTAGCTTCGTCGAATGGCAATGTATAGGTATTTAAATGATGATTCAATTAATGTGATTGCCTTTCGATATAAGATCTTGAtatttgtatgtatatttttatgttgtaCGTATCTATTGTAGTAATTACGTAACGTCTGAGATAAATCTTAAACCTTATCTATTAGGGAGCTTGTTATACAATATGTTTTTATGACTCATGAACTTATCAAGAAATGTTTACAGGAGTGTGGCTGTAAGTGTAAAGCTTGCAGCCAGGATAGTCAGCAGCACTGTGACATGCATCTACACGCCGAGATTGAGAATTTGCGTCAACGACTGTTAGAAAGGGACAACCACATTGTAACGATGGAGACACAGTTCTTAAACGAGGCTGATAAATTTCCAAATGGAGAGCTGGCTTCAACGAAAGAAGAACTGTTGATTTGGCAGGAAAAGTATTCACGCCTCCACGAGGCTCATAAAAGGGTTCAAAAGGTCAATCAAAATCTGGAGGATAAATTGTTGCGAATAGTGGACAAATGCGAGACGGAGAAGAGTGCCTTTACGAAGGACATAGCGACTCTGTCTCACAGATTAGCTGATGCAAATTACACGATACATCGATTAACTCAAGATAATGTAACTATTTCATTttcatgtatatattttagaatataaatattttttatggtCTTTATTTGATGTTTCTTTTGCTATGTtctttactttataaataattgcattcgatacaattaattaatgtgtattttacgtaaaaaaaacttaatcttttttttttattttaggaaaAATATAGGAACGATGTTAGTTTGGCTATTCAATTGCTTCAATGTAAACCTTCCAATTTTGTGGGTCAGAAATATGATTCGGTAAGATAtcgattttgtaatattatatatgtcgTACTATCAtttcttgcaaaattataatgtgACAATAATCTATTTCGTTACaggtttgaattttttttttcttttttttttgtaaatttttatgtgcTGACATTATTGAACTTAAATGATATATTGACATTTTACTCGTATTTATAAAACGTCGCGTTAGCaccttatttttattttatgcaccAATATTACACATGCgcataaacttttttttttatttatactagCTAACACTAATGCTCAAcatcatttaaaaatacagtaacaattgaataaataatactttatctttaattacaattaaatagaaaCGTTGGCAgcatgagaaaaaaatatttatatgtagaatatatttagaaatgacaaaattatcgtttttttaattatctttgcAGTTGCCATCTGAGGTACAAGCTAAAGTACGGACATATGTTGCGCAGAAACGATGCTCCTCGCAGGACACGCAGCCTGATGTGAAGAGTATCACTGTACCGATATCTACGTTTCCACCGACAGCGATGGTGTACAATATCACCAAGCCTACGGTGGAAAAGCATAGTGATGACGATAGCGACGATAATAAACCACCGATGGATATCGTATCAGCGGCTATTATGGCGAAGGTGCTAGAAGAtcgtgagaaagaaaaaacttttgCCAAACACTGCGATACATGCACATGTCATAAAAGTATCCTCACGGTAGACACGGAGACACAAACGTATGTGCCTGATACATTTCCTATCGCCGACAATTATACGTACAACTTAGAAAAGCAAGCGTCGGAAGGTACGTCAAATGAGAAATATCAAAGCAAAGATAAACTCCAATCAAATCTTGCAACGCACACGGTCTTTTACGAAATCAACGAGAACGGCAACAAGATTCGTCATCAAATGAACGGTGATTACATCAAATACGCTTCGCAAATTCCTTGCATTAAAGACAAACTTGTCGGCAGAAGTAACAAGAATGGGCAGGAGTATACGACGGAAGAAAATATCATTACGAAAGCTAGTTTAAACAAGAAGAGTTACCAGAGTCATGAAAATAAGCATTCGTCATCGTTTTCGAGATTAAATGATCTTAATAGAATAAACGTCGATAAGACATCCAAATCACTCAGGGCTAACAAATGCGAATCTCCGCTCGATAGTAGATCTGTGAAGTATTGGAACCAAAATGAGAAGAACTACTTTGAGTCCCTTGGTACGGATTGTTTAGCACACGGAGACAATTTGCTCTCGGACAAGGAACAAATGCACATTGATATTATCAACGATAGATTGTGGAAAAACGAGTGGACGAAGATGAAATCCGAAACGTGCCCATCGAAGGAAAGCAGATGCAAGGCGAATCGTGGTGTCGAGCTTGATATTATCAACGATCGCGATTGGAAGAATGACAGATCGGCGGAGAGAAATGCGCGGAATTCCGCGCAATT from Cardiocondyla obscurior isolate alpha-2009 linkage group LG12, Cobs3.1, whole genome shotgun sequence encodes the following:
- the LOC139107033 gene encoding uncharacterized protein isoform X2, with protein sequence MAEKCKECGCKCKACSQDSQQHCDMHLHAEIENLRQRLLERDNHIVTMETQFLNEADKFPNGELASTKEELLIWQEKYSRLHEAHKRVQKVNQNLEDKLLRIVDKCETEKSAFTKDIATLSHRLADANYTIHRLTQDNEKYRNDVSLAIQLLQCKPSNFVGQKYDSLPSEVQAKVRTYVAQKRCSSQDTQPDVKSITVPISTFPPTAMVYNITKPTVEKHSDDDSDDNKPPMDIVSAAIMAKVLEDREKEKTFAKHCDTCTCHKSILTVDTETQTYVPDTFPIADNYTYNLEKQASEGTSNEKYQSKDKLQSNLATHTVFYEINENGNKIRHQMNGDYIKYASQIPCIKDKLVGRSNKNGQEYTTEENIITKASLNKKSYQSHENKHSSSFSRLNDLNRINVDKTSKSLRANKCESPLDSRSVKYWNQNEKNYFESLGTDCLAHGDNLLSDKEQMHIDIINDRLWKNEWTKMKSETCPSKESRCKANRGVELDIINDRDWKNDRSAERNARNSAQFTVIEIKSPDSITVNHNDGSQTEVTTSPSFSNDSMVISSSDPSSSCSDVALTGGAFNSSAKSNSNQTRVIGPRNCLVRVTPGSKNILLDNAGHYKTVLYSNGNSSGNAKVNTALVHTKKTSRAGSERSTGSEDNLPPSVLLQDNQLQRVAEWVQSSMCVENSTSHDSNKSKCVDHAASDNLLSIFPNDSLIKRESTNHDENLSHSIRDVPKKPKNENYGEKNAINEPIDINISSECIDESENLITFEDDHLLKDAHKDLDYEVKITKEMEETYLKLAASLDPVALSLSSTNNAELTIEKYRKDYKKLHMQKIQDKAGSKA
- the LOC139107033 gene encoding uncharacterized protein isoform X1: MTHELIKKCLQECGCKCKACSQDSQQHCDMHLHAEIENLRQRLLERDNHIVTMETQFLNEADKFPNGELASTKEELLIWQEKYSRLHEAHKRVQKVNQNLEDKLLRIVDKCETEKSAFTKDIATLSHRLADANYTIHRLTQDNEKYRNDVSLAIQLLQCKPSNFVGQKYDSLPSEVQAKVRTYVAQKRCSSQDTQPDVKSITVPISTFPPTAMVYNITKPTVEKHSDDDSDDNKPPMDIVSAAIMAKVLEDREKEKTFAKHCDTCTCHKSILTVDTETQTYVPDTFPIADNYTYNLEKQASEGTSNEKYQSKDKLQSNLATHTVFYEINENGNKIRHQMNGDYIKYASQIPCIKDKLVGRSNKNGQEYTTEENIITKASLNKKSYQSHENKHSSSFSRLNDLNRINVDKTSKSLRANKCESPLDSRSVKYWNQNEKNYFESLGTDCLAHGDNLLSDKEQMHIDIINDRLWKNEWTKMKSETCPSKESRCKANRGVELDIINDRDWKNDRSAERNARNSAQFTVIEIKSPDSITVNHNDGSQTEVTTSPSFSNDSMVISSSDPSSSCSDVALTGGAFNSSAKSNSNQTRVIGPRNCLVRVTPGSKNILLDNAGHYKTVLYSNGNSSGNAKVNTALVHTKKTSRAGSERSTGSEDNLPPSVLLQDNQLQRVAEWVQSSMCVENSTSHDSNKSKCVDHAASDNLLSIFPNDSLIKRESTNHDENLSHSIRDVPKKPKNENYGEKNAINEPIDINISSECIDESENLITFEDDHLLKDAHKDLDYEVKITKEMEETYLKLAASLDPVALSLSSTNNAELTIEKYRKDYKKLHMQKIQDKAGSKA